Proteins from a genomic interval of Colletotrichum higginsianum IMI 349063 chromosome 6, whole genome shotgun sequence:
- a CDS encoding Integral membrane protein: MAFDRIVQFILRGAQLAFAAIVAGITGSYLHSSNASSWDNGRFIYTIVVASLSLLFALLWLLPFSASFIHWPMDIFLSILWFIAFGLLVNLIGDGCGPVFDWSNVSPRGDACGRNKANIAFCFLSAIVWLASALVGLFWVRRRNAVADTRHTHGRRRWYRSSRV; encoded by the exons ATGGCGTTCGACCGTATTGTGCAGTTCATCCTCCGCGGCGCCCAGCTGGCgttcgccgccatcgtcgccggtATCACCGGCTCCTACCTCCACAGCTCCAACGCATCCTCGTGGGACAATGGCCGCTTCATTTACACCATCGTCGTGGCCAGCTTGTCGCTACTCTTCGCCCTCCTATGGCTGCTccccttctcggccagcttcaTCCACTGGCCCATGGACATCTTCCTCAGCATCCTTTGGTTCATCGCCTTCGGCCTGCTTGTCAAC CTCATCGGTGATGGCTGCGGTCCCGTCTTTGACTGGAGCAACGTCAGCCCTCGCGGTGATGCATGCGGTCGCAACAAGGCCAACATCGCCTTCTGCTTCCTGTCCGCCATTGTCTGGCTTGCGtcggccctcgtcggcctcttCTGGGTCCGCCGTCgcaacgccgtcgccgacaccCGCCATacccacggccgccgccgctggtaCCGTTCTTCCCGCGTCTAA